Proteins found in one Parasteatoda tepidariorum isolate YZ-2023 chromosome 7, CAS_Ptep_4.0, whole genome shotgun sequence genomic segment:
- the LOC107441702 gene encoding acyl carrier protein, mitochondrial, which translates to MGSSAIRLRFALANILNVSRKIPHVSCNVTRTYLISSLNLYKSCSYPLGNSYFCGKVFANLTPSVRNFSSDEKFSSEEVTQKVLHVCKTFDKIPADKLTLDSHFMNDLGLDSLDHVELIMNIEDDFNFEIPDADAEKLLRVKDIIEYIIQKGLSAAE; encoded by the exons ATGGGTTCATCAGCTATCCGGCTAAGATTTGCTTtagcaaatatattaaatgtttcgAGAAAGATACCACATGTTTCCTGCAATGTTACAAGAACTTACTTAATATCcagtttaaatttgtataaatcttGTAGTTATCCTCTTGGTAATTCCTATTTCTGTGGCAAG GTCTTTGCCAACTTAACTCCAtctgtaagaaatttttctagTGATGAGAAGTTTAGTTCAGAGGAGGTAACCCAAAAAGTTTTACATGTTTGCAAAACATTTGACAAAATACCAGCTGAcaag ctaACTTTGGATTCACATTTCATGAATGACCTTGGTTTAGATAGTTTAGACCATGTGgaattaatcatgaatattgAAGATGATTTTAACTTCGAAATTCCTGATGCAGATGCGGAGAAGTTATTGAGAGTTAAAGATATTAtagaatatattattcaaaaaggtTTAAGTGCTGCTGAATAA
- the LOC107441701 gene encoding synaptobrevin homolog YKT6 has protein sequence MVKLFHLSVSYKHQTKTVTLCSTSDLTSFGYFQRNSVQEFLNFTSQILIERSQPATRTSVKEQSYMCHVYVRADRLAAALISDHEYPHRVAHTILNKVLEDFSSKVAPTAWSGDPNSVVFPALEKYLTDYQNPRNADAITKIQDELDETKIIMHNTLEAILNRGEKLDDLVSKSEQLSLQSKTFYTTARKTNSCCVIL, from the coding sequence ATGGTAAAATTGTTTCACTTATCAGTTTCGTATAAACATCAAACAAAAACTGTCACCCTCTGTTCAACAAGTGACCTAACGTCTTTTGgctattttcaaagaaatagtgttcaagaatttttgaattttactagTCAAATCCTTATTGAAAGGAGTCAACCTGCTACTAGAACATCTGTTAAAGAGCAGTCCTATATGTGCCATGTTTACGTTAGAGCTGATAGATTGGCTGCAGCTTTAATTTCAGACCACGAATATCCTCACCGAGTTGCGCATaccattttgaataaagttcTAGAAGATTTTTCGAGCAAAGTGGCCCCTACTGCTTGGTCTGGAGATCCTAATTCCGTTGTTTTTCCTGCTTTAGAGAAATATCTCACAGATTATCAAAATCCTCGAAATGCTGATGCTATAACAAAAATTCAAGATGAACTagatgaaactaaaattatcatGCATAATACCCTTGAAGCTATATTAAACCGTGGAGAAAAATTGGATGATCTTGTTTCTAAGTCTGAGCAGTTAAGCCTTCAGTCTAAAACTTTTTACACCACAGCTAGAAAAACCAACTCGTGTTGTgtgattttgtaa